A single window of Nitrospirota bacterium DNA harbors:
- a CDS encoding 3',5'-cyclic-nucleotide phosphodiesterase: MKIKVLGSSGARMPGHNLPAFLLDDFLLLDAGTSTCVLNNIAQQKISHVLITHSHLDHINSIPFLAENMVNGSHKPPLTVISGKDVLSDMKKHIFNNRIWPDFTVIPNRKHPVLKFHELAAGTCMKINDYQVCTAKVNHPVPAYGYIIKDARGNSLVYTGDTGPTDNLWEMMSGHDVKALIIEVAFPDSMKKLASISGHLTPSLLAEELKKMTKIPERIFITHINPVLKNQVTKELKRFKKLNIEVINDKTVITI, translated from the coding sequence ATGAAAATAAAAGTATTGGGCTCTTCAGGCGCGAGAATGCCGGGACACAATCTGCCGGCGTTTTTGCTTGACGATTTTCTGCTGCTTGACGCTGGCACATCAACCTGTGTCCTCAATAATATCGCTCAGCAAAAAATAAGCCATGTCCTTATAACACATTCCCATCTCGACCATATAAACAGCATCCCCTTTCTGGCTGAGAACATGGTGAACGGAAGCCATAAACCTCCCTTAACGGTCATCAGCGGAAAAGATGTGCTGAGCGATATGAAAAAACATATCTTCAACAACAGGATATGGCCGGACTTCACCGTTATTCCAAACAGGAAGCACCCCGTCCTGAAATTTCATGAACTGGCAGCAGGGACCTGTATGAAGATAAACGATTATCAGGTCTGTACCGCAAAGGTAAATCATCCGGTGCCGGCTTACGGATATATTATTAAGGACGCCAGGGGCAATTCCCTTGTCTATACAGGCGACACAGGGCCGACTGATAACTTGTGGGAGATGATGAGCGGCCATGATGTTAAAGCCCTTATTATTGAAGTTGCCTTCCCTGACTCAATGAAGAAGCTCGCCTCTATATCCGGGCACCTCACCCCGTCTTTACTTGCGGAAGAGTTGAAGAAGATGACAAAGATACCGGAGAGAATATTCATCACCCACATAAACCCTGTTTTAAAAAATCAGGTGACAAAAGAACTGAAAAGATTTAAAAAACTCAATATTGAAGTGATCAACGACAAGACGGTCATTACGATATAA
- a CDS encoding Crp/Fnr family transcriptional regulator: MIINALKKNKVFSSLADKEIKEISAHFNERDFNKDEAIFMEGDPSDWFYIVAEGRVKVVKHSINGKDVILEIILPGEVFGGVAVLDKRPFPASAEAMDNVKVIRISRKDLFAVMEAHPSLNLTIVNYFSGRLRNAYDTLRDIAAERVEIRIASLLLKLSEKTGIEENGFAKIGFPLTRQEMAEMVGTTVETAIRTMSKFQKKGMIKSSGGRVWVNSDAVRKFLEA, encoded by the coding sequence ATGATCATTAATGCCCTGAAAAAGAATAAGGTATTTTCTTCTCTCGCTGACAAAGAGATTAAGGAGATCAGCGCTCATTTCAATGAGCGTGATTTCAATAAAGATGAGGCCATCTTCATGGAGGGCGACCCGTCTGACTGGTTCTATATTGTAGCTGAAGGAAGGGTGAAGGTGGTTAAGCATTCCATCAACGGGAAGGACGTTATTCTTGAGATAATACTTCCCGGAGAGGTCTTCGGCGGCGTAGCGGTCCTGGACAAGAGGCCTTTTCCCGCGTCTGCCGAGGCTATGGATAATGTAAAGGTTATACGGATAAGCCGTAAAGACCTCTTTGCCGTCATGGAAGCCCATCCGTCCCTGAACCTCACAATTGTAAATTATTTCAGCGGCAGGCTGAGGAACGCGTATGATACTCTCAGGGATATCGCAGCTGAACGGGTGGAGATCAGGATAGCATCGCTCCTTTTGAAATTATCTGAAAAGACAGGGATTGAAGAGAATGGTTTTGCAAAGATAGGATTTCCTCTTACCAGGCAGGAGATGGCAGAGATGGTCGGCACTACGGTTGAAACGGCGATAAGGACGATGAGCAAGTTCCAGAAAAAGGGCATGATAAAGTCTTCCGGCGGCAGGGTCTGGGTCAATTCGGATGCTGTCAGAAAATTCCTTGAGGCTTAG